A single region of the Brachypodium distachyon strain Bd21 chromosome 3, Brachypodium_distachyon_v3.0, whole genome shotgun sequence genome encodes:
- the LOC100832338 gene encoding MDIS1-interacting receptor like kinase 1, whose product MAARVQTLLLAAVAVFFFSVSGVAGGDERAALLALKSGFIDPLGALADWKSSGGGSHCNWTGVGCTAGGLVDSLDLAGKNLSGKVSGALLRLTSLAVLNLSSNAFSAALPKSFSPLPALRALDVSQNSFDGSFPSGLGASLVFVNGSGNNFVGALPLDLANATSLDTIDLRGCFFSGAIPAAYGALTKLKFLGLSGNNIGGAIPPELGELEALESLVIGYNELEGAIPPELGNLASLQYLDLAIGNLEGPIPPELGKMPSLASLFLYKNKLTGEIPAELGNVSSLAFLDLSDNLLSGAIPPEVGKMSQLRVLNLMCNRLTGEVPAAVGAMAALEVLELWNNSLSGPLPAALGRSSPLQWVDVSSNSFTGGIPPGICEGKALAKLIMFGNGFSGEIPAALALSCDSLVRVRLQGNRINGSIPAGFGKLPWLQRLELAGNDLEGEIPVDLASSSSLSFVDVSRNRLQGTLPAGLFAVPSLQSFMAAENLISGGIPDEFQECPALGALDLSGNRLTGGVPASLASCQRLVSLNLRRNGLSGAIPPALGKMPALAVLDLSGNSLSGGIPESFGSSPALETMNLADNNLTGPVPANGVLRTINPGELAGNPGLCGAVLPLPPCSGSSSLRATARHGSSSSSTRSLRRAAIGLFVGTLAIVLAMFGGWHVYYRRRYGGEEGELGGGAWSWRMTAFQRVGFGCGDVLACVKEANVVGMGATGVVYKAESLPRARAAIAVKKLWRPEGAPDAAAVDEVLKEVALLGRLRHRNIVRLLGYMRNDAGDAMMLYEFMPNGSLWDALHGDSPPETKKTTTTKKKSTLLTDWASRYDVAAGVAQALAYLHHDCHPPVLHRDIKSSNILLDADLQPRLADFGLARAIAAAAAPEPVSSVAGSYGYIAPEYGYTLKVDAKSDIYSYGVVLMELITGRRAVEGQEDIVGWVREKIRANAMEEHLDPLHGGCAGVREEMLLALRVAVLCTAKLPRDRPSMRDVLTMLAEAKPRRKSGSAAVVPAPPPVAAAVVVDKDRPVFSTTTEDDSV is encoded by the exons ATGGCGGCAAGAGTGCAGACTCTGTTGCTAGCGGCAGTggccgtcttcttcttctccgtctccggcgtggccggcggcgacgagcgggcggcgctgctggCTCTCAAGTCCGGCTTCATCGACCCGCTGGGCGCGCTCGCCGACTGGAAATCCTCCGGCGGGGGCTCGCATTGCAACTGGACGGGCGTGGGCTGCACcgccggcggcctcgtcgACTCCCTCGACCTCGCCGGGAAGAACCTGAGCGGCAAGGTCTCCGGCGCCCTGCTCCGGCTCACCTCGCTCGCCGTCCTCAACCTCTCCTCCAacgccttctccgccgcccTCCCCAAATCCTTCTCGCCTCTCCCTGCTCTGCGGGCCCTCGACGTCAGCCAGAACTCCTTCGACGGCTCCTTCCCCTCCGGCCTCGGCGCTTCCCTGGTCTTCGTCAACGGCTCCGGCAACAACTTCGTCGGCGCTCTCCCTCTAGACCTCGCCAACGCGACTTCCCTGGACACCATCGACCTCCGCGGCTGCTTCTTCAGTGGCGCCATCCCGGCGGCGTACGGGGCGCTGACGAAGCTCAAGTTCCTCGGCCTCTCCGGCAACAACATCGGCGGCGCGATCCCGCCGGAGCTCGGCGAGCTCGAGGCGCTCGAGAGCCTGGTCATCGGGTACAACGAGCTCGAGGGCGCCATCCCTCCGGAGCTCGGGAACCTCGCGAGCCTTCAGTACCTCGACCTCGCCATCGGCAACCTCGAAGGCCCCATCCCGCCGGAGCTCGGGAAGATGCCCTCGCTCGCCTCGCTGTTCCTCTACAAGAACAAGCTCACCGGCGAGATCCCGGCAGAGCTCGGGAACGTCTCCTCGTTGGCGTTCCTCGACCTTTCGGATAATTTGTTGTCTGGGGCGATCCCGCCGGAGGTGGGGAAGATGAGCCAGCTCCGGGTGCTGAACCTCATGTGCAACcggctcaccggcgaggtcccggccgccgtcggcgccatggccgcgctcGAGGTGCTCGAGCTCTGGAACAACTCGCTCTCCGGCCCTCTACCCGCCGCGCTCGGCCGGAGCTCGCCGCTGCAGTGGGTAGACGTTTCGTCGAACAGCTTCACGGGGGGGATTCCTCCGGGGATCTGCGAGGGGAAGGCGCTCGCCAAGCTCATCATGTTCGGCAATggcttctccggcgagatcccgGCGGCGCTCGCGTTGTCGTGTGATTCCCTTGTGCGTGTGCGGTTGCAGGGGAACAGGATTAATGGCAGCATCCCGGCGGGGTTCGGGAAGCTGCCATGGCTGCAGCGGCTGGAGCTCGCGGGGAACGACCTCGAGGGCGAGATCCCCGTCGACCTggcttcgtcttcctcgctgTCGTTCGTCGACGTGTCCCGGAACCGCCTCCAGGGGACATTACCGGCGGGGCTCTTCGCGGTGCCGAGCTTGCAGAGCTTCATGGCGGCGGAGAACCTCATCTCCGGCGGGATCCCCGACGAGTTCCAGGAGTGCCCGGCGCTGGGGGCGCTGGATCTCTCCGGCAACCGGCTAACCGGCGGGGTCCCGGCGAGCTTGGCCTCGTGCCAGAGGCTCGTCAGCCTCAACCTCCGGCGGAACGGGCTCAGCGGCGCGATCCCGCCGGCGCTGGGGAAGATGCCGGCGCTCGCCGTACTGGATCTGTCGGGCAATTCGTTGAGCGGCGGGATACCTGAGAGCTTCGGGAGTTCCCCGGCGCTGGAGACGATGAACCTCGCGGATAACAATCTCACGGGGCCTGTCCCCGCGAACGGCGTTCTCCGCACCATTAACcccggcgagctcgccggcaACCCCGGCCTCTGCGGCGCCGTGCTCCCGCTCCCGCCAtgctccggcagcagcagcctccgcgccaccgcccgccATGGatctagcagcagcagcacgagaAGTCTCAGACGCGCCGCCATCGGGTTGTTCGTCGGGACGCTGGCCATCGTGCTCGCCATGTTCGGCGGCTGGCACGTGTACTACCGGCGGCGGTAcggcggagaagaaggcgagctcggcggcggggcgTGGTCATGGCGGATGACGGCGTTCCAGCGTGTCGGGTTCGGCTGCGGCGACGTGCTGGCGTGCGTGAAGGAGGCGAACGTGGTGGGCATGGGCGCCACGGGGGTCGTCTACAAGGCCGAATCCCTCCCGCGGGcgcgcgccgccatcgccgtgAAGAAGCTCTGGCGGCCCGAAGGAGctccggacgccgccgccgtggacgaGGTGCTGAAGGAGGTGGCGCTGCTGGgtcgtctccggcaccggAACATCGTGCGGCTGCTGGGGTACATGCGCAacgacgccggcgacgccaTGATGCTCTACGAGTTCATGCCCAACGGCAGCCTCTGGGACGCGCTCCACGGCGACTCcccgccggagacgaagaagacgacgacgacgaagaagaagagcacgCTGTTAACAGACTGGGCGTCGAGGTACGACGTGGCGGCGGGGGTCGCGCAGGCGCTGGCGTACCTCCACCACGACTGCCACCCGCCGGTGCTCCACCGCGACATCAAATCCAGCAAcatcctcctcgacgccgacCTCCAGCCCCGCCTCGCCGACTTCGGCCTCGCCCgtgccatcgccgccgccgccgcccccgagcCCGTCTCCTCCGTCGCCGGCTCCTACGGCTACATCGCCCCAG AGTACGGGTACACGCTGAAGGTGGACGCGAAGAGCGACATATACAGCTACGGGGTGGTGCTGATGGAGCTCATCACCGGCCGGCGAGCGGTGGAGGGGCAGGAGGACATCGTTGGGTGGGTGAGGGAGAAGATCCGGGCCAACGCCATGGAGGAGCACCTCGACCCGCTCCACGGCGGCTGCGCGGGGGTCCGGGAGGAGATGCTGCTGGCGCTCCGCGTCGCCGTGCTCTGCACCGCCAAGCTGCCCCGGGACCGGCCCTCCATGCGCGACGTCCTCACCATGCTCGCCGAGGCGAAGCCGCGCCGGAAGAGCGGGAGCGCCGCCgtcgtgcccgcgccgccgccggtggctgCCGCCGTCGTGGTTGATAAGGATAGGCCGGTGTTCAGCACGACGACGGAGGACGACTCCGTTTGA